In the Papio anubis isolate 15944 chromosome 3, Panubis1.0, whole genome shotgun sequence genome, GCTGTTCAATTTGTCCTAATCTCTCTTCAGTTGAAATGATAACCTGCTTTCTAATGGCCAAAAAGAGTCTATTAAATTTAGTTTGGAGAATATTTGGACATGAATCTTTTCCTGTAGAGAcaatgaaacattttcatttctccttgtaatttccatgtattttaatgaaatgttGCATATATCATGTGCAGTTTCTtgcaatttagaaaaataattttttctaaaggtatttatttatttttttatttaaatcccTTTGAAACCGAAGTAGCCACACACATTTGGAGTGCAGATGGTCATTATCTTTGGTTAATATTATTATCAGGAAGCAACATGGATAGTACATATTCATAATTAAAGTCATAATTCATTTTCTACTAAAAAccacaatttccttttttttgaagaGTGTCTCAATGTGACTTTTGAAATCCAGTAAAATcgaataatatttacattttatgttttttcttccccCACTTTCTTatccaataaatttttttttttagaactttcACTTTAATGAAATACTCAGAAttgtgattaaaataaataataaattacacaAGTTTACAAGTAACAGTTAAATATTTAGGGTTAAGTTTTGCAAACAGTACAAATGTTTAAGAGTGTTGATTGGGAGTAAGGGAATGTCAACTGCCAATAAATATGGAAGATGAAAGAACAGGACTTTAAACAGAGCGTATTTAGTTATGGGTCTCTGTCTCCTCCCCACACAGAAAAACTCCCAGATATTCGTGACTTCATCCACTCAGACTGGCAGATAGATCACATTTCCTGACCCCCCAGCTCTTCACCTCAAAAGGTTTATCTTTCCACTACACCAGCAAAGACCCTCAGGACACACGATTCATACTGCCAGCTAAGCATCTACGCCGAGGGACAAGGTAAGCATACGCTAAGGCAGCTGGGCCATCCTGGCCCTAATCCCTCCAGCGGTGTCCACGCTGAGCACTGCAGCACTTGTAGAAGGTGGTCATCGGCTCATCTGCAGAGCGGGTCTGAAGCTGCATGAAGTAAGCACGAGGATGTTCGCATTTGGGACATGGCTCTGCAGTAGAGTCAACATTCTCGCAGGCAGCTGCTCCACCAAGCACATCATCCACTTCTTTCAGTTTTGGGTACTTCCGATTTGTTACCTTGCGGGTGATGTTGTGCACGTAGGGGCACCTGTTGCAGGCGAAGCGGTGGCAGCGTTGTCCCTCCTCCACCATCAGCCCGTTTCCGCAGCCGGGGCAGAACAGCAGCATGGTCTGGAACTCCGCAGGCGCCAACCACCGGCAGCTCCCACTGCCGCTCAGCCTATCCAATAAATTAATGATCTAATTTGAATTCTCCATCCCAGAGAGAAGTcgtatttttcattatttttaattcatactACGTGTTCAGCCATTCTGTTaccaaattggaaaatatttcataagatctaaaaagtttttattttttaaaataaatattaatgctaCAATAAACCTCGTTGTGTTTTTCCAAATCTTATACACATGTTATCTTTCAATATTCTTTTAAGAATATTAtaacaatattttgtattttgttctatATTTACTTCTTTGCCAAAAAATATCAATTGTTTGTCATTTACTCAGTCTTCTAATTTTCAGTTCTAATATTTGCTAATGTTATATGCATgtaacatttcacatttttttaattgacaatgtGTTTCCAGTCACAAATATCTTCATTTGCCAAAACCAATCATGAACATTGGTTGAGAAATGCATAACAGTAGTAACAAGATACTTTGTCTTTGAACTTAGACTACAATAACTTATTTTCCAATTTGAAAGAATTTGggttgaaaatgaaatataaatgttctGCCATGTTTATCTAATGGaaaaatttattcattgatttgaATCAGATTTGCTTTGCTAGAAACAGTCTCACTCATGTCAGGATATGACAGCCGATTTTCCAGAATCATCATCCAATAAACAGAGTAAAGTTCCAGAGGTCTTGACTTTCTTATCCAGGTTTCAGATTTTTTGAATGTAGTTTTCTTCAACTTCTAATGAGCAGACCAAAGGTATATTTGCCATCTCTGAAGTATGACTTTTTTAGGAATAACTATCTCTTTCATTCTCATTGTTTTGGCCAGTGGTTACAGTTTCATTTAATGAAGAATTTGACATTGCAGGGTTGAATCTAAGCCAATTCTAGTTGGGAATTTGGTAAGAACaatgtttttgcttattttcatgAAATCTTCTTTAAATAGTTTGTAATGTCCTGCTTGCAAATTTTATGTGGATCATGCTCTACAAAAATCTGCTCACTTTTCAGCTTCCAGGTATTTAAATTTGAAGCattagttttaaatgtttttgcttttttgcttttattttaagatctacttttgtattttatatttatgtcatGATTTCCAAGTGAACACATTCTTGGTTATCTaaagcaggggtcagcaaatttTATCTGTAAAAGGTCAGTAATTATCTTTAGCTTTGTGGGTCATACAGTGTCGACAGCAATTACTCAACTCTGATGTTGTGGAATGAAAAATAGCCATagacaacatataaaaatttggGTGTGGAGGCATTttgataaaactttataaaaatgaacaataggCCTGATTTGACCCACAGGCAGCAGTTTGCTCATCTCTGACgtgatgcattaaaaaaaattgtttgccaAGTGTAAAAGAATTCTAACCATAAccaatctgaaaatatttttcatttcttatttttcctctaaaatattcaaaaatacatattaaagttaaaagacaaaacaaaaattagaatcaatatcaaaatttaactccaaatatataaagtttaattttatgtttgaaaatataactacatcatatgaaatatttttataaaagtaaaaccaTTCACAATCAAAATGCTACATTTCCATCTAGCTGCCAATGTAAAGAATCAATGTCATGTTTCACATGTTTCATCtagacatacatatacataaattttaaagtaatatgaaTAATGTAACATTGCAAAATGCTATTCAGACATTGTGTACAACTCTTGGTCATACCTCACTAATTTATGACTGCCTCCAGGTCCAAGAATTGGAACACAAATGTATTAGTCTGCTtaggctgccgtaacaaaatatcacaactggatggcttaaacaacaaaaatctatttctcacagttccagaggctggaagtctgaagtCAAGGTCTCTGAgggtttggtttctggtgagggttcTGTTCCACACTGCAGACTGCCATCTTCTCATGTAGCCTTTACTCTGAGTGTGCAGagaaagagggtgagagagaggggcAAGAGAGAGTGTGTTCTGGTGTCTTTTTTTATAGAATCACAATTCCTGTTGGATCAGGGTCCCATccttatgatatggtttggctttgtgtccccacctaaatctcatctcaaattgtaatccccaggtattgagggagggatctggtgggaggtgactggctAATGGGGTTGgttaccttcatgctgttctcatgatagtgagtgagttctcacgaaatctgatggttttataaggggttctgTCCCCTTCGTGCTCTCTCTTTTCTGTTGCCTTGTGAAGtaggtacttgcttctccttcaccttctgccatgattttagctttcctgaggcttccccagccatgcagaactgagttaactaaacctctttcctttataaattacccagtctcaggtattattAGTTATAACCCTGTGAAAAGAGACTAATACAtgtaatgacctcatttaaccttaattgctttctttttgttcctatctccaaatacagtcacttgAGGATCAggggttcaacatatgaatttggagggacaTAATTCAGTTCATAGCAATGAAGAAAATCCAAAACACAGACATTAAGCACTGTTGGGAAAGATCCTACTttaacttgtgtttctttttcctgggcttgccctcaaccttggcaaaataaacctctaaatcgATTGAGATCTGCCTAAGACACTTTCTGCCTAAGACACTTTCTGAGATCTGTCTAAGGCACTATTAGGAAAAATCCTACTttaacttgtgtttctttttcctgggtgtgccctcaaccttggcaaaataaacctgtAAATCGATTGAGATCTGCCTAAGACACTTTCTGGTTTACATGGTCCCTGGTCATTTGGTCTTCGATGTCAAAATTATTAATTCAAGAATTATTAGCCTTTTTACATGAGGAATTTAAAAACCTCCAGGAATGATTTCATTCTGTCAATAATTCCCTTTCAGGTCCAATAAAAAAAACCCTGGTCTTCAGAGGAGAGGAGAATCCTGAATACAGCTTGAAGCTGTGGAGCATATCCAAGCTTTGATGCATTGAGGATTCTATGTATCCAGTGCCCACTGCCACAGTGGTGCCAGTGGTAGCAGTGCTAGTGCCTATGCAGAGAGCAGTGCAGACAGTAGAGGTGTCGTGGGAGGTGCATTGAACCATGAGCACCAGACACAATTTGAATGACATGCACTGAGACTACTTTTTCACTTACATGACTCTCTTATCACTAACAAGAAAGTCGATGATGCATCAGTTATAAAATTGTCCTATATCACTGAGGAATTCCTCACTTCTTTTTTGgaactaagaaaaatataaaaatataaattcatttgaAGGTAAATTCTTCTACTCACttatcaataacaaaaaaaatagtttaaagaatCTCAAGTAATCTAggcaatgaaataatctgtatgacaaacccccatgacacgagtttacctatgtaacaaacctgcacatgtatgcctgaacttaaaataaaagttaaaaaaaggaatcTCAAATAAGACatggcttaaaaataattaaatgcttaTGAGaagaatcataagaaaaaaaaatattagaaaggaaTTGCTTTGTGGTACTAGCCTAGACAGCAATGTAATAGGAAATTACAGCTTTTTGGGTGCTGAGGCATTAAAAAAGAGGCTTCCAAATCACCAGAAACAAATTATCATCatttgcaaaagagaaataaaagagagaatcAAAGATGTTGCCTCTTGGTGACTCTTGGTTTCTCAATAGTTCACCCTGAGACAGTTCATCAATCACAGCAGCAAAAATTACAAATTGTCTCAAATTATGATTGAGAAAACTTGGAAGTTAATCATATTTCCCATGCCATAGTTTGTTCTTTTAGGTTTAGAAAATTTAGGTCAAACTCAAATGGATCCTCTACTTATTACGTAATTGAATTTGCCTTATAAATGAAGGAACTCATTTCACTAATTgaatagattattttattatgtccTCATTGCCATAGAAAAtgtctgtttcattgatttgatTTGATGAGACTTTCAAAAGGATAAATATAGCACATGAACTTCACATAAGGGTTAATATTACTTTGGCAGAGTTTTGGTGTTTTTCAAAATCATTAgttttaagacttttttaaaagtagtttttgattcagagaaaaactgagaggaaagtacagagatttcccatatacacCCTAACCCAACACATGCACAGACTTCCCTATTAGCAATATCCCTcaccattcacctactgaaggcatcttggttgcttccaagtttgggtAATGAGAAATAAAGCTACTACACATATCCATGtacaggtttctgtgtggacatacatttttaattaatctGGGTATATAGCAACAAGCACATTAATGACTCTTAGTTTGGtaagtatgtttagttttgcaaGAAACTGCCAACctgttttccaaagaggctgtcccattttgcattcccaccagccatgaatgagagttcctgttgacTGACATCTTCGTAAGCACTTGGTGTTGccagtgttctggattttagccattccaaTACGTGTGTATTGTTATCTCCTAAGtaaatttgatttgttttataaatgcatttgaattttaaaagtatagtttATAGCACTTAGATTACCATGTGCTggtgagaaatatttaaataagattttatcCCAAGAAAAATGTTTCTTGGATTATGTCTTTAAATTAAAAGTCACATAAAGTCTACTTTTAAGTACACTCAAGTACActagagaaatacatttctaattgAATTTGTTAAAACGTTTAGAGCCTAAATTTGAATAAACTCTTGCTTTTGCTACTCAAACTATGCtcagaagaaaactttaaaagattattacttcttttttttattttgagctgCAGTGAAGTCTACTGCAAAAACTCCGGACTGCTGTAGAGATACCTGCATTCTGGTTAGTGGTCTCTCACTAATCATGTGCCTTTTGTACTTTTCTATGTACCCATTTTCTCTGCTGGAAAATGAGGTGGTTAAATTGTCAGTGGATTCCC is a window encoding:
- the POLR3K gene encoding DNA-directed RNA polymerase III subunit RPC10 (The RefSeq protein has 5 substitutions compared to this genomic sequence) — its product is MLLFCPGCGNGLIVEEGQRCHRFACNTCPYVHNITRKVTNRKYPKLKEVDDVLGGAAAWENVDSTAEPCPKCEHPRAYFMQLQTRSADEPMTTFYKCCNAQCGHRWRD